Below is a window of Candidatus Poribacteria bacterium DNA.
GGGAGTGAAGCCCAACAATCACAACCGATGAACTAACATGGCTAGAGAGTTTCATATCGATCCGCACGGTTGTGTCCCAAAAGACCGGGGCATAGTTGCTGCATCTCCGGCGGCATCCGCTCATACGTTTCGGGCCAAATCGGTTGATGACCGCCTTCGATCCAGTTGTTGAACCACGGTGGGTAGTAGGCGATATTCAATCCGACACGGATCTGATCGCTGGTATTTGCGCGAGCTTGGTGATAGGTGCCGCCATGCCACATAATAACCGAGCCTGCTTTACCGGTAATTGGCTTAATCAATGGGCTGTCTGTAGTGATGTCCGATGGCGGAGTCTTCCGACGTGAACGATGACTCATCGGCACCACACCCGTTGCACCGTTCTCCACCGTGAAATCTGTCAGCATCCAAATACTGTTGATAATCCATGGCACGTCTGGCACTTCATGGAATTCACGCGCAGAGTCCACATGTAGATGCTGCCCCGGCGCACCGGGCCACGTCGGCTTGGAGCACGCTTCGACCACCCGGCAATTCTGCCCCAAAAAATGTCGCGCAACCGCCACCGTGTCCGGATGGCTAGCACACATCCAAACACGATCATCCAGATTCATCATACCGAATAAGGTTTGATAATACTGATCGCCCGTATTATAGATTTGGCACTGTGAGTCGGTGTGCAGTTCGAGGAATCGTTCCGCCATGCGTTGTGCCGTGTCTTCAGGGATGCGGTCCTCAAGCAGGCAGTAACCGTAAGTTGCCAAGCAATCTATGGCAGCTTTGACATCTGCTGTCAAGAAACATGCAGCGTAAAACGTAAAACCTGAAATGCAGTGACTTCACGTTTCACGCATCACGTTTCACGATAAGGCGCGGTATACCCACGCGCCCTGTCCGACAATCCACATCTTTGACTTAGACAGGCATGGTCCTGCCGCTATAAGACCTGCCAGCTTCCGCTATCTCAGGGCTGCCGCCCATAACCCTCACACCCCCATCAATTCTTTCCGGGAGCGTCTCTATACTGCCACCTTCCAAGAACGCGACACCCGTCTCCTTACATGCGGTATATACC
It encodes the following:
- a CDS encoding phytanoyl-CoA dioxygenase family protein, whose amino-acid sequence is MTADVKAAIDCLATYGYCLLEDRIPEDTAQRMAERFLELHTDSQCQIYNTGDQYYQTLFGMMNLDDRVWMCASHPDTVAVARHFLGQNCRVVEACSKPTWPGAPGQHLHVDSAREFHEVPDVPWIINSIWMLTDFTVENGATGVVPMSHRSRRKTPPSDITTDSPLIKPITGKAGSVIMWHGGTYHQARANTSDQIRVGLNIAYYPPWFNNWIEGGHQPIWPETYERMPPEMQQLCPGLLGHNRADRYETL